A single window of Micrococcaceae bacterium Sec5.1 DNA harbors:
- a CDS encoding cyclodeaminase/cyclohydrolase family protein gives MISSETINDYLARLASRQPTPGGGAAAALHAAQGAALVAMVARYTTGEKYAQHAEPVARITSAADHLIVEALRLADADEHAFQRVIDSYKLPSGTEELKAMRAAGIQDALVQAAHTPAQLIKLAGEVVELATELFDMANPNVISDVAAAADAARAAATTARVNIDINVVAIKDGDARSRLAEQTDGLEEKVVLAADSLVKRVRERILA, from the coding sequence ATGATCAGTTCAGAAACCATCAACGACTACCTTGCCCGGCTCGCTTCACGGCAGCCCACCCCCGGCGGAGGTGCAGCAGCCGCCCTTCACGCTGCCCAGGGCGCCGCCTTGGTGGCCATGGTGGCCAGGTACACCACGGGTGAAAAGTATGCGCAGCACGCAGAACCCGTTGCCCGCATCACCAGCGCTGCCGACCATTTGATTGTCGAAGCGCTGCGCCTCGCGGACGCCGATGAGCACGCCTTCCAACGAGTTATTGATTCGTACAAACTCCCGTCCGGGACCGAGGAACTCAAGGCCATGCGCGCTGCCGGCATCCAGGATGCCCTGGTCCAGGCGGCCCATACACCGGCTCAGCTGATAAAGCTTGCCGGTGAGGTGGTGGAACTCGCCACGGAACTCTTTGACATGGCCAACCCCAATGTCATCAGCGACGTCGCGGCAGCAGCAGATGCTGCCCGTGCCGCCGCCACAACCGCCCGTGTCAACATCGACATCAATGTGGTGGCCATTAAAGACGGCGACGCCCGCTCGCGCTTGGCAGAACAGACCGACGGCCTTGAGGAGAAGGTGGTCCTCGCGGCCGATTCCCTCGTCAAGCGCGTCCGCGAAAGGATCCTCGCGTGA
- a CDS encoding FAD-dependent oxidoreductase, whose product MTSTPRIVIIGAGIVGTNLADELVTRGWNNITVLDQGPLNMPGGSTSHAPGLVFQTNPSKSMALFAKYTVEKLLSLTEDGQSCFNQVGGLEVATTETRLADLKRKLGYAQSWGIDGKILSREECKELYPLINEEDILGGLHVPTDGLALAARAVQLLIKRTEAAGVKYVGNTEVTGIEQSNRRVTGVETADGVIPADIVVSCAGFWGAKVGELIGMSVPLLPLAHQYVKTTPVPAQKGKNELPNGAQLPILRHQDQDLYYREHGERYGIGSYAHRPMPVDLDELGSYEPSSITEHNMPSRLDFTLEDFLPAWEATKQILPALRESEIEDGFNGIFSFTPDGGSLVGESKEVDGFFVAEAVWVTHSAGIARAVAELLTTGKSEIDLGDCDIHRFEEVQLTPEYVSETSQQNFVEIYDVMHPLQPKLSPRNLRVSPFHARHKQLGGYFLEGAGWERPYWFEANAELLKEMPDEWQPPARDAWSGMFSSPIAAAEAWKTRTAVAMYDMTPLKRLEVSGPGALKLLQELTTGDLAKKPGAVTYTLLLDHAGGIRSDITVARLSEDTFQLGANGNIDTAYFERAARHQTENGTASDWVQVRDTTGGTCCIGLWGPLARDLISTVSSDDFSNDGLKYFRSKKVTIGGVTVTAMRLSYVGELGWELYTSADNGQRLWDALWKAGQPFGVIAAGRAAFSSLRLEKGYRSWGTDMTTEHDPFEAGLGFAVKMTKENFVGKAALEGRTEESSARRLRCLTVDDGRSLVLGKEPVFYKDQAVGYVTSAAYGYSVKKPIAYAYLPAAVSIGDSVEIEYFGRRIQATVTQDPLYDPTMSRLRG is encoded by the coding sequence ATGACATCGACGCCTCGCATTGTCATCATCGGCGCTGGGATTGTCGGCACCAACCTCGCCGACGAACTGGTCACCCGCGGTTGGAACAACATCACCGTCCTGGATCAGGGGCCGCTGAACATGCCCGGAGGATCCACGTCCCACGCCCCGGGCCTGGTCTTCCAGACGAACCCTTCCAAGTCCATGGCACTGTTCGCCAAGTACACGGTGGAAAAGCTGCTCTCCCTCACCGAAGATGGTCAGAGCTGTTTCAACCAGGTGGGGGGCCTTGAAGTTGCCACTACCGAGACCCGCCTGGCTGACCTCAAGCGCAAGCTCGGCTACGCCCAGTCGTGGGGCATCGACGGCAAGATCCTCTCCCGCGAGGAATGCAAGGAGCTCTACCCCCTGATCAACGAGGAAGACATCCTTGGTGGCCTCCACGTCCCCACCGATGGCCTGGCACTTGCAGCCCGCGCCGTGCAGTTGCTCATCAAGCGCACCGAAGCCGCCGGCGTGAAGTACGTCGGCAACACCGAGGTGACCGGAATCGAGCAGTCCAACCGCCGCGTGACCGGCGTCGAGACCGCCGACGGCGTAATCCCCGCCGACATTGTGGTCTCCTGCGCCGGCTTCTGGGGCGCCAAAGTGGGCGAGCTGATCGGGATGTCCGTTCCGCTCCTCCCGCTGGCCCACCAGTACGTCAAGACCACCCCGGTTCCCGCCCAGAAGGGCAAGAACGAACTGCCCAACGGCGCCCAGCTGCCCATCCTGCGCCACCAGGACCAGGACCTCTACTACCGCGAGCACGGCGAGCGCTACGGCATCGGCTCCTACGCCCACCGCCCCATGCCTGTGGACCTCGATGAACTGGGAAGCTACGAGCCGAGCAGCATCACCGAACACAACATGCCTTCGCGCCTGGACTTCACCTTGGAAGACTTCCTGCCCGCATGGGAAGCCACCAAGCAGATCCTGCCGGCACTGCGGGAAAGCGAAATCGAGGATGGCTTCAACGGCATCTTCTCCTTCACCCCGGACGGCGGCTCATTGGTGGGCGAGTCCAAGGAAGTGGACGGGTTCTTCGTTGCCGAGGCCGTCTGGGTCACCCACTCTGCTGGCATCGCCCGCGCCGTGGCCGAACTACTGACCACGGGCAAGTCCGAAATTGATCTTGGTGACTGCGACATCCACCGCTTCGAAGAGGTCCAGCTGACCCCTGAATATGTCAGCGAAACGTCCCAGCAGAACTTCGTGGAAATCTACGACGTGATGCACCCGCTCCAGCCCAAGCTCTCCCCCCGCAACCTTCGCGTCAGCCCGTTCCACGCCCGCCATAAGCAGCTGGGAGGCTACTTCCTGGAAGGCGCAGGATGGGAACGTCCCTACTGGTTCGAAGCCAACGCGGAACTGCTGAAGGAAATGCCGGACGAGTGGCAGCCGCCGGCACGCGACGCCTGGTCCGGAATGTTCAGCTCACCCATTGCTGCGGCGGAGGCCTGGAAGACGCGCACGGCCGTGGCGATGTATGACATGACCCCGCTCAAGCGCCTTGAAGTCAGCGGCCCGGGCGCCCTGAAACTGCTGCAGGAACTCACCACGGGAGACCTGGCCAAGAAGCCCGGCGCCGTAACCTACACCCTCCTGCTGGACCATGCTGGCGGAATCCGAAGCGACATTACCGTTGCACGCCTCAGCGAGGACACGTTCCAGCTGGGTGCGAACGGCAACATCGACACCGCCTACTTCGAGCGGGCTGCCCGCCACCAGACCGAAAACGGTACGGCCAGCGACTGGGTGCAGGTCCGCGACACTACCGGTGGCACCTGCTGCATCGGCTTGTGGGGCCCGCTTGCCCGTGATCTGATCAGCACGGTCAGCAGCGATGACTTCTCCAACGACGGCCTGAAGTACTTCCGTTCCAAGAAGGTCACCATCGGCGGCGTCACCGTCACCGCAATGCGGCTGTCCTACGTGGGCGAACTCGGCTGGGAGCTCTACACGAGCGCCGATAATGGACAGCGTCTGTGGGATGCATTGTGGAAGGCCGGCCAGCCGTTCGGCGTCATCGCTGCCGGGCGCGCCGCCTTCAGCTCGCTGCGCCTGGAAAAGGGCTACCGCTCATGGGGCACCGATATGACCACGGAGCACGACCCCTTCGAAGCAGGCCTTGGTTTCGCCGTAAAGATGACCAAGGAAAACTTTGTCGGCAAGGCCGCCCTTGAGGGTCGCACTGAGGAAAGCTCCGCGCGGCGCTTGCGCTGCTTGACGGTCGACGACGGCCGCAGCCTGGTGCTGGGCAAGGAACCTGTGTTCTACAAGGACCAGGCAGTTGGCTACGTCACCAGCGCCGCTTACGGCTATTCGGTGAAGAAGCCCATTGCCTACGCCTACCTCCCTGCCGCTGTTTCGATTGGTGATTCCGTAGAGATCGAGTACTTCGGACGCCGCATCCAGGCGACAGTCACCCAGGACCCGCTGTACGACCCCACCATGAGCAGGCTCCGCGGCTAA
- the purU gene encoding formyltetrahydrofolate deformylase, with product MTLVATDSPTSTLPQPAALNDEQAQKFVLTLSCVERAGIVQAVTTFLFERGFNIDEHQQFDDGIRQTLHLRTAFSGSPEYSADRLEEEFSAIADRFDMKFSFHDKTKKRVLVMVSKFGHCLNDLIFRWRGGSLGGDLVAVVSNHETHRAMAEAAGLPFIYVPVTPDTKAEAEQKLLELVDEYKADLVVLARYMQVLSDNLCRSLEGRAINIHHSFLPGFKGARPYHQAYDRGVKLVGATAHYVTADLDEGPIIEQEVIRVDHSYGPNALSTVGQDAEALALSRAVRWHCEHRVLLDQTSTVVFR from the coding sequence ATGACCCTCGTGGCGACAGACTCACCAACAAGCACCCTGCCCCAGCCAGCAGCGCTCAATGACGAGCAAGCACAGAAGTTCGTACTCACATTGTCGTGCGTCGAACGCGCCGGAATCGTGCAGGCGGTCACAACCTTCCTGTTTGAGCGCGGCTTCAACATTGACGAACACCAGCAGTTCGACGACGGCATCCGCCAGACGCTGCACCTTCGCACCGCCTTTTCCGGCTCCCCCGAATACTCGGCGGACCGGCTTGAGGAAGAGTTCAGTGCAATCGCTGACCGCTTCGACATGAAATTCAGCTTCCATGACAAGACCAAGAAGCGCGTGCTGGTCATGGTGTCCAAGTTTGGACACTGCCTCAACGATCTCATCTTCCGCTGGCGCGGCGGCAGCCTGGGCGGAGACCTCGTAGCTGTCGTTTCCAACCACGAGACCCACCGCGCCATGGCCGAGGCAGCCGGACTGCCTTTCATCTACGTCCCTGTCACCCCTGACACCAAGGCCGAGGCGGAGCAAAAGCTCTTGGAACTCGTGGATGAATACAAGGCTGACCTGGTGGTGCTCGCCCGCTACATGCAGGTACTCTCGGACAACCTGTGCCGCTCCCTCGAGGGCCGGGCCATCAACATCCACCACTCGTTCCTGCCCGGTTTCAAGGGCGCCCGCCCCTACCACCAGGCCTATGACCGCGGCGTGAAGCTCGTTGGAGCAACCGCGCACTACGTGACGGCAGACCTTGACGAGGGCCCGATCATCGAGCAGGAAGTCATCCGCGTGGACCACAGCTACGGCCCCAACGCACTCTCAACAGTGGGCCAGGATGCCGAAGCCCTGGCGTTGTCCCGGGCTGTCCGCTGGCACTGTGAACACCGCGTGCTGTTGGATCAGACCAGCACAGTGGTTTTCCGCTAA
- a CDS encoding GntR family transcriptional regulator, which produces MAFGTLAISDDTSRKSLADVAYERLRDRLLMLDIKPGDLLNDDQLAKDLGIGRTPVREALKRLELDRLVVTYPRRGTFATRVDVTDLAFISEIRTQLEPLAAARAARVASPATREHLRNVMKEVEAFDVAAASVVETLRLDASVHQGIYAAAANPHLEDVLIRYDNLATRIWCMVLDRLPDLEHHVREHLDLLRAVIDGDEEKAAELAKAHVTGFEHAVRTALFAA; this is translated from the coding sequence GTGGCATTTGGAACTCTGGCAATCTCGGACGATACCAGCAGGAAATCCTTGGCCGACGTCGCGTATGAGCGTTTGCGCGACCGGCTCCTGATGCTGGACATCAAACCCGGGGACCTCCTCAACGATGACCAGTTGGCGAAGGATCTGGGGATCGGGCGCACTCCGGTGCGCGAAGCCTTGAAGCGGTTGGAACTGGACCGCCTGGTGGTCACCTATCCGCGCCGTGGAACATTTGCCACCCGCGTTGACGTGACGGACCTGGCCTTTATTTCAGAGATCCGCACGCAACTCGAGCCACTGGCTGCAGCACGCGCGGCACGGGTGGCTTCTCCGGCCACGAGGGAGCATCTGCGGAACGTCATGAAGGAGGTGGAGGCCTTTGATGTGGCCGCCGCCTCGGTTGTGGAGACCCTGCGACTGGATGCCAGCGTCCATCAGGGCATCTATGCGGCCGCGGCAAATCCTCATCTCGAGGACGTCCTGATCCGCTATGACAACCTGGCAACCCGAATTTGGTGCATGGTCCTGGATAGGCTGCCGGACCTTGAGCATCACGTGCGCGAACACCTGGACCTCCTGCGCGCGGTCATTGACGGTGATGAGGAAAAAGCGGCGGAGTTGGCAAAGGCCCACGTCACAGGCTTTGAGCACGCCGTCCGCACGGCCCTCTTCGCCGCGTAG
- a CDS encoding MBL fold metallo-hydrolase has translation MAVTVQNRVTSGTFSLDGGTWDVDNNVWIVGDEQECVIIDAPHDAQAIIEQVQGRKVLAILLTHAHNDHIGAVREVADAVQAPIYLHPEDLVLWEQVYPDTTPDKYLSDGDVFTVAGAELRAIHTPGHSPGSTCFLLEEQDTVFTGDTLFNGGPGATGRSYSDYPTILTSIRERLLTLPANTLVRTGHGDNTTIGAERETLALLKQD, from the coding sequence ATGGCCGTCACCGTACAGAACCGGGTCACCTCCGGAACGTTTTCGCTCGACGGCGGCACCTGGGACGTGGACAACAACGTCTGGATTGTTGGTGACGAGCAGGAATGCGTCATCATCGATGCCCCGCACGATGCCCAGGCCATCATCGAGCAGGTGCAGGGCCGCAAAGTCCTGGCCATCCTGCTGACCCACGCCCACAACGACCATATTGGTGCCGTGCGGGAGGTTGCTGACGCCGTTCAAGCACCCATCTACCTGCATCCCGAGGACTTGGTGTTGTGGGAGCAGGTCTATCCGGACACCACACCGGACAAGTACCTCAGCGACGGCGACGTTTTCACCGTTGCGGGAGCCGAATTGCGGGCCATCCACACGCCGGGCCACTCGCCCGGATCCACGTGCTTCCTGCTTGAGGAACAGGACACGGTCTTCACGGGAGACACCCTGTTCAACGGTGGTCCGGGAGCAACCGGGCGATCCTACAGCGATTACCCCACCATCCTGACATCCATCCGGGAACGGCTCCTGACACTGCCGGCCAACACGTTGGTGCGCACCGGGCATGGGGACAACACCACCATCGGAGCCGAGCGCGAGACGCTCGCCCTTCTAAAGCAGGACTAG
- the hxlB gene encoding 6-phospho-3-hexuloisomerase, producing the protein MNVTAETATATSADVAGNVSLILGEVADTTSGIDYAQLAHLADRIKGAGRVFLAGAGRSGLVLRMAAMRLMHLGLTVHVAGDTTTPAISSGDLLVVASGSGTTSGVVKAAQTALEAGAQVAAITTNASSPLAGLADALVVIPAAQKTDHGSNISRQYSGSLFEQALFLATESVFQTLWDAADEPAEQLWLRHANLE; encoded by the coding sequence GTGAACGTCACCGCAGAAACAGCAACTGCCACGAGTGCGGATGTAGCCGGCAATGTATCCCTGATCCTCGGCGAAGTCGCTGACACTACCTCGGGCATTGACTACGCTCAGTTGGCCCATCTTGCGGACAGGATCAAGGGGGCAGGCCGCGTATTCCTTGCAGGAGCCGGGCGCAGCGGCCTGGTCCTCAGGATGGCGGCCATGAGGCTGATGCACCTGGGACTGACGGTCCACGTCGCCGGTGACACCACCACCCCAGCCATCAGTTCCGGAGACCTCCTGGTGGTCGCGTCCGGTTCAGGCACGACGTCCGGTGTGGTCAAAGCTGCCCAAACCGCACTTGAAGCAGGCGCACAGGTTGCTGCCATCACCACCAATGCCTCCTCGCCCTTGGCGGGGCTGGCCGACGCTTTGGTGGTTATCCCGGCTGCCCAAAAGACGGATCACGGTTCCAACATTTCGCGCCAGTATTCCGGCAGCCTCTTCGAGCAGGCGCTGTTCCTCGCTACAGAGTCGGTTTTCCAGACACTCTGGGATGCCGCCGACGAACCCGCTGAACAGCTCTGGCTGCGTCACGCCAACCTCGAATAG
- the pdxS gene encoding pyridoxal 5'-phosphate synthase lyase subunit PdxS, with product MTFTPRPFEHITLTGSGRVKRGMAEMLKGGVIMDVVNVEQARIAEDAGAVAVMALERVPADIRAQGGVSRMSDPDMIDAIIAAVSIPVMAKARIGHFVEAQVLQSLGVDYIDESEVLTPADYVNHIDKWNFTVPFVCGATNLGEALRRINEGAAMIRSKGEAGTGDVSNATGHMRKIRSEIAKLAALPEDELYVAAKELQAPYELVKEVAATGKLPVVLFTAGGIATPADAAMMMQLGADGVFVGSGIFKSGNPAERAAAVVKATAYYDDPDVIAKVSRGLGEAMVGINVDEIPQPHRLAERGW from the coding sequence GTGACCTTTACACCACGCCCTTTCGAACACATCACGCTTACTGGCTCCGGCCGTGTAAAGCGGGGCATGGCGGAGATGCTCAAGGGCGGCGTCATCATGGACGTCGTTAACGTCGAGCAGGCCCGAATCGCCGAGGACGCCGGTGCCGTCGCCGTCATGGCACTCGAGCGCGTACCCGCCGATATCCGCGCCCAGGGTGGCGTGTCCCGCATGTCAGATCCGGACATGATCGATGCGATCATCGCCGCCGTGTCCATCCCGGTCATGGCCAAGGCCCGCATCGGCCACTTCGTCGAAGCCCAGGTCCTGCAGTCCCTCGGCGTGGACTACATCGACGAGTCCGAGGTCCTGACCCCGGCCGACTACGTGAACCACATCGACAAGTGGAACTTCACCGTTCCCTTCGTCTGCGGCGCCACCAACCTCGGTGAGGCCCTGCGCCGCATCAACGAAGGCGCGGCGATGATCCGTTCCAAGGGCGAAGCCGGCACCGGCGATGTTTCCAACGCCACAGGCCACATGCGCAAGATCCGTTCCGAAATCGCCAAACTCGCAGCCCTTCCCGAAGACGAGCTGTATGTCGCGGCCAAGGAGCTGCAGGCCCCGTACGAGCTGGTCAAGGAAGTTGCCGCCACGGGCAAGCTCCCGGTGGTGCTGTTCACCGCTGGTGGCATCGCAACCCCGGCAGATGCTGCGATGATGATGCAGCTTGGCGCTGATGGCGTGTTCGTTGGTTCGGGTATCTTCAAGTCCGGCAACCCCGCAGAGCGCGCTGCCGCCGTCGTGAAGGCAACCGCCTATTACGATGATCCCGATGTCATAGCGAAGGTCTCCCGCGGACTGGGCGAAGCGATGGTCGGCATCAACGTCGATGAAATCCCGCAGCCCCACCGCCTCGCCGAGCGCGGCTGGTAA
- a CDS encoding bifunctional 5,10-methylenetetrahydrofolate dehydrogenase/5,10-methenyltetrahydrofolate cyclohydrolase, with protein sequence MSTEVLSGKGLAALIQQRAQDESRLLEYEGQRPSLAVVVATDDESTHWYVRSIERAAERAGIGCRILDLGHDATEQVLASVLKDLSAEPSVNGIILQTPLPAGVRTDGLVGLIAPEKDIDGANPLSLGRLAVGQPAFAPATAQAVVELLEHFQVPLAGRNVAVVGRSAVVGKPLSLLLLAKDATVTICHSKSGALERYTRPADVVVVAAGRTGLLTGSHVSPASVVIDVGTNVRPDGTLVGDVDEASVTGVAAALTPVPGGVGSVTTALLLLHTAEAARAQTQLLEKPALVSRTAG encoded by the coding sequence GTGAGTACTGAAGTGCTTTCCGGAAAGGGGTTGGCCGCCCTCATCCAGCAGCGTGCGCAGGATGAGTCCCGCCTCCTTGAATATGAGGGCCAGCGCCCCTCCTTGGCCGTGGTGGTGGCAACCGACGACGAGTCCACGCACTGGTACGTCCGGTCCATTGAGCGCGCCGCGGAGCGCGCCGGAATAGGCTGCCGCATCCTGGACCTTGGGCATGACGCCACGGAACAGGTGCTGGCGAGTGTGTTGAAAGATCTCAGTGCGGAACCGTCCGTCAACGGGATTATTCTTCAAACTCCGCTTCCCGCGGGCGTTCGAACGGACGGGCTCGTGGGCCTTATCGCTCCGGAAAAGGACATTGACGGCGCCAACCCGCTCAGCCTTGGCCGCCTCGCTGTGGGTCAGCCCGCCTTCGCCCCTGCGACCGCACAGGCCGTGGTGGAACTCCTCGAGCATTTCCAGGTTCCGCTCGCCGGACGCAACGTCGCCGTCGTCGGGCGTTCCGCTGTGGTGGGAAAGCCGCTGTCCCTGCTGCTGCTCGCAAAGGACGCCACTGTCACCATCTGCCACTCCAAATCAGGGGCCCTTGAGCGCTATACCCGGCCCGCCGACGTCGTGGTTGTTGCCGCGGGGCGGACCGGACTGCTGACGGGCAGCCACGTTTCGCCGGCGTCGGTAGTGATCGACGTCGGTACGAACGTCCGGCCCGACGGTACCCTCGTGGGAGATGTGGACGAGGCCAGCGTCACCGGAGTGGCCGCTGCCCTGACGCCGGTGCCCGGCGGCGTGGGCTCAGTCACCACCGCATTG
- a CDS encoding LuxR C-terminal-related transcriptional regulator yields MSQLIDSKRRPDTGALQWQLLDAVAEIAQAPLMRIAESLRGALAPFIKSSALVIFTEDCTGRPQKKAGEESIVSRVSIPELDRVRAAIPDEGPWRGKAVVGGTERDVLALGYAPSNALLVLTDPAAGLAEDAERVLSYLWRLTAARIQEKVSDAPPSYLLESRAASAERIRVTAELVDQHSTTLETVLAALRSNSLDDHAARTAVTDMTVKALISLRTLNDRTSDLVEEPVSTAFERLREDLRPLMHFSNIDIQFIEPPANGRALPGEVAHAARAVVRGLVLAIAEQPDVHRVRAQWDCDGENLLINVRDDGRGELSPEAPNIERLRQRVQAVNGRMSLDVMQGWGADISVVLPLDPPSAPAGDVAAWGLAARELEVLQLLAAGQRNRAIAAELNVSENTVKFHIRNLFRKLDVRSRTEAIALAHSAGLR; encoded by the coding sequence ATGAGCCAGCTGATCGATAGCAAACGCCGCCCGGATACCGGGGCCCTTCAGTGGCAGCTTCTGGACGCCGTCGCGGAAATAGCGCAGGCACCCCTGATGCGTATTGCAGAGAGCCTGCGTGGTGCGCTGGCCCCGTTCATCAAGTCCAGCGCCTTGGTGATTTTCACCGAGGACTGCACGGGCCGGCCGCAAAAGAAGGCGGGCGAGGAAAGCATTGTCAGCAGGGTTTCCATTCCGGAACTGGACCGTGTACGTGCCGCGATTCCAGACGAGGGACCGTGGCGGGGCAAGGCTGTTGTCGGGGGGACGGAGCGGGATGTACTGGCCTTGGGCTACGCACCGAGTAACGCCCTCCTGGTCCTCACGGATCCTGCAGCAGGCTTGGCAGAAGATGCGGAGCGTGTCCTCTCCTACCTTTGGCGGCTCACAGCGGCGCGTATCCAGGAGAAGGTCTCTGACGCGCCGCCGTCGTACCTTCTGGAGTCCCGCGCCGCATCAGCGGAGCGGATCCGCGTAACTGCCGAGTTGGTGGATCAGCACTCCACCACCTTGGAAACTGTGCTCGCGGCCTTGAGATCCAACTCCCTGGACGACCACGCGGCCCGTACAGCCGTGACCGACATGACCGTCAAGGCCCTGATCAGCCTGCGCACTTTGAACGACCGCACCAGCGATCTTGTGGAGGAACCGGTCAGCACGGCGTTCGAAAGGCTTCGCGAGGACCTTCGGCCGCTGATGCACTTCAGCAACATCGATATCCAGTTCATTGAACCGCCTGCGAACGGCAGGGCATTGCCGGGCGAAGTAGCCCACGCCGCCCGCGCTGTGGTTCGAGGCCTCGTCCTGGCCATCGCCGAGCAACCCGACGTGCATCGTGTCCGGGCACAGTGGGACTGCGACGGCGAGAACCTGCTCATCAATGTTCGTGACGATGGCCGGGGCGAGCTATCCCCCGAAGCCCCGAACATTGAACGCTTGCGCCAACGCGTGCAGGCCGTTAACGGCAGGATGAGCCTGGACGTCATGCAGGGCTGGGGAGCCGACATCTCGGTGGTGCTGCCGCTGGATCCGCCATCAGCGCCAGCAGGGGATGTCGCGGCGTGGGGCCTCGCGGCAAGGGAGCTGGAAGTCCTTCAATTATTGGCGGCCGGACAACGTAACCGGGCCATCGCAGCTGAACTCAACGTCAGCGAAAATACTGTGAAATTTCATATCCGGAACCTCTTCCGGAAGCTCGACGTCCGGTCCCGCACTGAGGCCATCGCTTTGGCGCACAGTGCGGGACTCAGGTAG
- a CDS encoding S-(hydroxymethyl)mycothiol dehydrogenase gives MVHKVKAVIAKEKNAPVTLETILVPDPGPGEALVDILTCGVCHTDLHYQQGGISDDFPFLLGHEATGVVSAVGPDVTEVAPGDRVILNWRAVCGQCRACAKGQPQYCFNTHNATQKMTLEDGTELSPALGIGAFAEKTLVAAGQCTKVDDSVDPAAVGLLGCGVMAGIGAAINTGEVKRGESVAVIGCGGVGIAAIAGAKLAGATTIIAVDIDANKVDMAKSLGATHGVNSSLEDPIEAIRALTGGNGADLVIDAVGRPETYKQAFYARDLAGRVVLVGVPSPTATLELPLLDVFGRGGSLKSSWYGDCLPSRDFPMLVEHYKQGNLNLDALVTERITIDQVEEAFARMQEGKVLRSVVEIEPAVAL, from the coding sequence GTGGTTCACAAAGTAAAAGCTGTCATCGCCAAGGAAAAGAACGCTCCGGTCACTTTGGAAACCATCCTCGTGCCGGATCCAGGGCCGGGTGAGGCGTTGGTGGATATCCTCACCTGCGGGGTGTGCCACACCGATCTGCACTACCAGCAGGGTGGTATTTCCGACGATTTCCCGTTCCTTCTCGGCCACGAAGCCACAGGCGTGGTCAGCGCGGTGGGCCCGGATGTCACGGAAGTCGCCCCCGGCGACAGGGTCATCCTGAACTGGCGTGCGGTGTGCGGTCAATGCCGTGCCTGCGCAAAGGGCCAGCCGCAGTACTGCTTCAACACCCACAACGCCACCCAGAAGATGACGCTGGAAGATGGCACTGAGCTTTCGCCGGCACTGGGAATCGGTGCCTTCGCCGAGAAGACCCTCGTGGCTGCGGGTCAATGCACCAAGGTGGACGACTCGGTGGATCCCGCCGCAGTAGGTTTGCTGGGATGCGGCGTGATGGCGGGCATCGGTGCGGCGATCAATACCGGTGAGGTCAAGCGTGGCGAGTCCGTGGCCGTCATCGGGTGCGGCGGCGTCGGCATTGCCGCGATTGCCGGTGCCAAGCTGGCCGGTGCCACCACCATCATTGCCGTGGACATCGATGCAAACAAGGTGGACATGGCCAAGTCCCTGGGAGCCACCCACGGAGTGAACTCCAGCCTCGAGGATCCGATAGAAGCTATCCGGGCCCTGACGGGAGGCAACGGCGCCGACCTGGTGATTGACGCCGTCGGACGTCCCGAAACGTACAAGCAGGCTTTCTACGCCCGCGATCTCGCAGGCCGCGTTGTCCTGGTTGGCGTTCCTTCGCCCACCGCCACACTGGAGCTGCCGCTGCTGGATGTCTTCGGCCGCGGCGGATCCTTGAAGTCCTCCTGGTACGGCGACTGCCTGCCTTCCCGCGACTTCCCGATGCTGGTGGAGCACTACAAGCAAGGCAACCTGAACCTGGACGCCCTCGTGACAGAACGCATCACCATCGACCAGGTGGAGGAAGCCTTCGCCCGGATGCAGGAAGGCAAAGTCCTTCGCTCCGTGGTGGAAATCGAGCCGGCGGTGGCGCTCTGA